Sequence from the uncultured Bacteroides sp. genome:
ACATATTGCCGCAGCAGTATATTCCCCAACTCCTTTTAAAGACAAAACATCATTATATGTTTTAGGGAAATCACCTTTAATACTTTTTGCGGCAACATGCAAATTGCGGGCACGTGAATAGTAGCCCAACCCTTGCCAATACTTTAAGACTTCATCTTCATCAGCTTCTGCTAATAATTTAACTGAAGGAAATCTATCTATAAACCGAAGAAAATAATCATACCCTTGCGCAACCCGTGTCTGTTGCAATATAATTTCAGATATCCAAATTAAATAAGGATCTGTTATTTCCCGCCAAGGCAAACTCCGTTTATTAAAGTTGTACCAATCTATAATTCTATCACCAAATTCATTCATTTTATGCCCTAAATAACATCATTGACGCAAAAGTAAGGCAATAAACGGGAACCAAGTTACTTTTTTATAAAAATCTTAAGGATATATTTTTTTGGGAACCTAAAAAGCTATATATTTGCATTCCAAAAAATTAGAAGTACGTATAACATAGATTATTTTTAAAAATGACAAAAGCAGATATTGTAAACGAGGTTGCCAAAAACACAGGTATTGATAAAACTACAGTGCTTACAACAATAGAAGCATTCATGGATTCTGTAAAAGACTCCTTATCAAATGATGATAACGTTTATTTGCGTGGCTTTGGTAGTTTTGTAGTTAAGAAAAGAGCACAAAAAACGGCTCGTAATATTTCTAAAAACACTACTATCATTATTCCAGAACATAACATACCGTCGTTTAAACCTGCGAAGACTTTTACTATAGCGGTAAAGAAATAATTAACAAGAGTATTAACCATAAAATTTTGAAGCTATGCCAAGCGGAAAGAAGAAAAAAAGACATAAGATGTCAACTCACAAGCGTAAGAAGAGACTAAGAAAGAACAGACATAAAAGCAAGAAATAATTTTTAGTCTGCATGACAGAAGATAAAGAACAAACTTGTAAAGACAAATGTCTTGTAAGTTTGTTCTTTGTGTAAATGAGGTACTTTAATGAACAATAGATATAGTTTTACTGTTCATCACTTAAATTAATAAAGAAAAATATTGTGACAAGCGAACTGGTAGTAGACGTACAACCCAAAGAGATCTCCATTGCACTACTTGAGGACAAGAGTTTAGTGGAACTTCAAAGTGAAGGAAGAAATATTTCCTTCTCTGTGGGAAATATGTATTTAGGCCGCGTTAAGAAATTGATGCCCGGTTTAAATGCTTGCTTCGTGGATGTGGGTTACGAAAAAGATGCTTTTCTTCATTATTTAGATTTAGGTCCTCAATTTAATTCTCTACAAAAGTATGTAAAACAAACGCTAAGCGACAGAAAGAAGCTTAATCCCATTACAAAAGCAACTATCCTTCCTGATATTGAAAAAGAAGGAACTATTTCCAATACACTAAAAGTAGGACAGGAAGTTGTTGTACAAATTGTAAAGGAACCAATTTCAACTAAAGGGCCAAGATTGACAGCCGAGATATCCTTCGCAGGAAGATATTTAGTGCTTATCCCCTTTAACGACAAGGTTTCTGTATCACAAAAAATTAAATCAAGTGAGGAACGTGCACGACTGAAGCAGCTTCTGCAAAGCATTAAGCCAAAAAACTTTGGCGTTATTGTTCGCACAGTAGCAGAAGGTAAAAGGGTTGCTGAACTTGATGGAGAACTGAAAGTTCTTTTAAAACATTGGGAAGAAAGTATTACTAAAGTTCAAAAGGTAACCAAGTATCCAACACTTGTATATGAAGAAACCAGCCGAACAGTTGCTTTATTGCGTGATTTGTTTAATCCTTCTTACGAAAACATATACATAAATAATGAGCATGTATATGAAGAAGTTAAGGATTATGTTACCCTCATTGCTCCTGAAAGAGCAGAAATCGTAAAGTTATACAAAGGACAGCTTCCTATCTATGACAACTTCGGCATCACTAAACAAATAAAGTCTTCATTTGGAAAGACAATATCCTACAAGAGTGGTGCATACCTGATTATTGAGCATACCGAAGCCTTACACGTGGTCGATGTCAATAGTGGCAATCGCGCAAAAGGGACAAACAGTCAGGAAGGAAATGCTTTAGAAGTTAATATGGGTGCTGCCGATGAATTAGCAAGACAACTTCGTCTCAGAGATATGGGAGGAATTATTGTTATCGACTTTATCGATATGAATGAGGCTGAGAACAGACAAAAACTTTACGAAAGAATGTGTGCTAACATGCAACTGGACAGAGCCAAACACAACATTTTGCCGCTAAGCAAATTCGGGTTAATGCAAATTACCCGTCAGCGTGTTCGTCCGGCAATGGATGTTAATACAAGTGAAGCTTGTCCTACCTGCTTTGGCAAAGGAACTATTAAGCCGTCCATTCTTTTTACAGATACTTTAGAGAATAAAATTGATTACCTTGTAAACAAACTAAAGGTAAAGAAATTCACACTTCACATTCACCCGTATATTGATGCTTATGTAAATCAAGGATTAATTTCTTTGAAACGTAAGTGGCAAGTAAAATACGGATTTGGTATTAAGATTATTCCTAATCAAAAGCTCGCCTTCCTGGAATATATATTCTATGATTCAAATGGCGAAGAGATTGATATGAAAGAAGAAATCGAAATTAAATAAAAGAAAAAGGCTGCTTATTAAAAGCAGCCTTTCTTTTTGGTTATTGCCTGGCATTTGAGAAGACAAATGAGTTACCAAGAAAATATAACAAGTTACTAATTGCTGAGTAGTTAGTCAATTAGTTACCTGTTTCCAGAATATAAATCAATAAACGAACGTAATCTCCTGAATATAACTATATTTAAACTATATAATCGCATCTTTCCAATAAAAAGGACTACATTTGTTAATGTTGAATTTTAAATAAAATTGAAATGAAAGGTAAAGACAAAATGCGTGAGACTAAAAAAGAGAAACAAGCAACGACTACTGTTAAAGAGAAATCTGAGTATCAAAAAGAGAAATCAAGAAGTAGCTCCGTTGAGACTGTAACAATTGGGACTAAGAAGAAATAAAAGTTTTTCTTTCTCTGAAGCAATGACTACAACTAAGTATTGGTCACTGTCTTTTAATGATAAGTATTTGTAGAGACAAGGTGACAAAACCAAAGACAATTATTTAAAGAGAATACGAAAGCGGGTTAAGCCA
This genomic interval carries:
- a CDS encoding HU family DNA-binding protein yields the protein MTKADIVNEVAKNTGIDKTTVLTTIEAFMDSVKDSLSNDDNVYLRGFGSFVVKKRAQKTARNISKNTTIIIPEHNIPSFKPAKTFTIAVKK
- a CDS encoding Rne/Rng family ribonuclease, producing MTSELVVDVQPKEISIALLEDKSLVELQSEGRNISFSVGNMYLGRVKKLMPGLNACFVDVGYEKDAFLHYLDLGPQFNSLQKYVKQTLSDRKKLNPITKATILPDIEKEGTISNTLKVGQEVVVQIVKEPISTKGPRLTAEISFAGRYLVLIPFNDKVSVSQKIKSSEERARLKQLLQSIKPKNFGVIVRTVAEGKRVAELDGELKVLLKHWEESITKVQKVTKYPTLVYEETSRTVALLRDLFNPSYENIYINNEHVYEEVKDYVTLIAPERAEIVKLYKGQLPIYDNFGITKQIKSSFGKTISYKSGAYLIIEHTEALHVVDVNSGNRAKGTNSQEGNALEVNMGAADELARQLRLRDMGGIIVIDFIDMNEAENRQKLYERMCANMQLDRAKHNILPLSKFGLMQITRQRVRPAMDVNTSEACPTCFGKGTIKPSILFTDTLENKIDYLVNKLKVKKFTLHIHPYIDAYVNQGLISLKRKWQVKYGFGIKIIPNQKLAFLEYIFYDSNGEEIDMKEEIEIK